CAGCCCACCAGAAGGCCGCGAATCCTTTTTTTGGCTGATCGCAACACCCTCGCCGATCAGGCCTTCAACGACTTCACCGGTTTTGCCGCCTTCGAAGACAACGCCCTCGCCAGGATCGAACCAGATGCCCTGCGCAAAAAGGGCCGCGTGCCCACAAACGCCAGCGTTTTCCTAACCATTTTCCAAACCTTCATGAGCGGCCCGCCGGTGGAGGGCAAGCCCTCTCCCTGGTTTGGCCAATACCCCGCCGATTTCTTTGATTTCATCGTGATCGATGAATGTCACCGCGGTGGCGCCAACAACGAATCCACCTGGCGCGGCATCCTCGAATACTTCAAACCAGCTGTGCAGCTCGGCCTAACTGCTACCCCACGCCGCACAGACAACGCCGACACCTACAACTACTTTGGCGAACCAGTTTTCATCTACTCCCTAAAGGAGGGCATCAACGACGGCTTCCTTACGCCCTTTCGCGTAAAGCAGTTCACCACAACGCTTGATGAATACGTCTACACCCCCGACGACAAGGTGGTGGAAGGTGAAGTGGAGGAAGGGCGTAGATACAACGAAGCAGAATTCAACCGGATTATTGAGATCGAACAGAGAGAAAGACAGCGGGTGGAAATCCTGCTCAGCCAGATCAACCCCAAGGAGAAAACCCTGGTGTTTTGCGCCACCCAGGAGCATGCCCTGGCGATTCGCGACCTGATCAACCAACTAAAAACCAGCCCAGACCCCAACTACTGCCATCGCGTCACCGCGGACGACGGCGAGCTTGGCAATACCTGGTTAAGGGCCTTTCAAGACAACGAAAAAACAATCCCCACCATCCTCACCACATCGCAGAAACTCTCCACCGGGGTGGATGCCCGCAACGTGCGCAACATCGTGCTGTTGCGGCCGGTGAACTCAATGATCGAGTTCAAACAAATCATCGGCCGTGGCACCCGCCTCTACGAAGGGAAGGACTACTTCACGATTCTCGATTTCGTAAAAGCCCATCACCACTTCAATGACCACGATTGGGATGGCGAGCCCCTGGAGCCGGAACCTCCAGGTTTGCCCAATCCAGGAGCCGAGAAGGCAGTAGAAAGCGCAAGCAAACAGGATTCGCCAGCCGGCGAAAACGATGATTCGCCCCGTAGAAGCAAACTGCGTATCAAGCTCGGAGATGGCAAGGAGCGCTCTCTCCAGCACATGATGGTGACAAGCTTTTGGCATCCCGATGGCACGCCAATGAGCTCCCAGCAGTTCATTGAGCTGCTCTACGGCCAGCTGCCGGAATTCGTGAAAGATGAGGCCGAGCTTCGTGCCCTTTGGAGCGCACCTGATACCCGCGCCAAACTGCTGCAGGGCCTGGCAGAAAAAGGCTTTGGCGGCGACCAATTAGCCGAGATGCAGTCGCTGATATCAGCAGAGAACAGCGATCTATTTGATGTTTTGGCCCACGTGGCCTACGCCCTACCGCCCATCCCCCGCGAGGAGCGCGCCCAGCAAGCACGCCTCTACATAAATTCTCGATTTACAAGCAAGCAACAACTTTTCCTGGATTTCGTGCTCCAGCACTACGTGAGCATGGGTGTTCAAGAACTAGCCCAAGAAAAGCTCAGCCCCCTATTGCTATTGCGCTACCAAAACTCCATCTCCGATGCGGTTGCTGACCTTGGCAAACCGGAAGAAATTGGCCAACTATTTGCCAACTTCCAGCGGTATCTATATGAGCCCCAGCCTCAGGCCCGACGGTAGTGAACATGCTCGAGCCAAAACCCACCTCTCTCGCCTAGTGGAGGCGATCGAACTGCTGCTTTTCTCCGCCGGTTAGGCGGGGGAGCAGCGCCACAGACCTGCGACGAGAAAGGCACTGCCCGCTACAGGTGTGTAGCTTTTGTCGCATAATGGAGCCATGAAGGCAGTGGCAGACAGGAAAGAAATGGCGCTGAAGCTGGTGCGCAGCAAGGGCCTACTACGCACCGGGGAGGCCGCAGCCGCTGGCGTAGATCGCTCAACCCTGGCCCGCCTGTGCGAACGGGGCCTGCTGGAGCGCCTGGGGCGCGGGCTCTATGGCCTGCCGGCCGCGGAAGTTCGCGAGCACGTTGATCTCGAGATCGTTGCCAAGCAGGTTCCCCAGGCGGTGTTCTGCCTGCTCACCGCCCTACGGCTGCATGGCCTGGGCACGCAACAGCCAAGGAGAGCCTGGATCTGCCTCCCCCGTGGTGCGCACACGCCCGTCCTGCAGTTCCCTCTTCTCGAGGTAATCCACCTGCAGCCTGCGCAGCACCGCCTGCAGGTGGAAACCCAGCGCTCCGGCCCGATCCTCCTCAAGGTCTATGGGGTCGAGAAAACTCTGGTCGATTGCTTCCGCCATCGTCGCCGGCTTGGCATGGAGCCGGTGCTGGAAGCCCTAAAGGACGCGATCCATCAGCGGCGACTGAATGTCGATGAGCTATGGCGGCAGGCCCAAACCCAGCAAATGCTGCGGGTTATGTCCCCCTATCTGGAAGCCCTCCTGTGACGGCCAACCTGGCTGCATCTATCCGACAACGCCTGCTAAACCGCGCCCGACAAGAGCAGGTGCCATTCGATGCGGTACTGAACCGCTTTGGCAGGGAGCAATTGCTTTATCGGATCGGCATCTCGGAGTACAGCCAACAGTTTCTGCTCAAGGGGGCCATGCTCTTTGCCCTCTGGTATGACATGCCCCACCGCCCCACCAGGGACATGGACCTGCTGGGCTTCGGAGCAGGGGATCTATTGGTATTGGAAGGGGTGTTTCGTGAGATCAGTCAACAAGCCGTAGACGATGGATTGCGATTCTCCGAGTCGGTGCAGGTAGAAGAGATCCGTAAGGAAGCCAGTTACGCCGGCGCAAGGGTCACCTTGAACGCCACCCTTGACCAGGCCCGTATTCCTCTTCAGGTTGATATCGGCTTTGGTGACGCGGTCACCCCAGCAGCCGAGGAGGTTGATTACCCAGTGCTCCTGGAAGACCTACTTCCACCACGTCTAGGCGCCTATCCCATCTACACGGTAATCGCGGAAAAACTGGAGGCGATAGTTCAGCTGGGCATGGTCAACAGTCGCCTAAAGGACTACTTCGATCTGCAGGTGCTGCTGGCGCGCGAGCAGCTCGACCGGGAGACCCTCGCAAGGGCGGTGCTGAGCACCTTCGTGGGTCGCGCCACACCCCTGCCGCAACAGGTGCCCATGGGGCTAAGTCCTGAGTATGGAGAAGATCCTGGGAAGCAGAAGCAATGGCAGGCCTTCTTACAGCGCAACGAACTGTCTGGGTCAGCCCTGCCGGAGGTGGTGACGTTGCTTCGGGAAGGGTTGATGTAGGCACTCCTCGATGCCGCAAGCCTGAAAAACGGCCCGGCCAGCTGAGATAGCCCGGCCAGACCCCGATCTCGATCTTCTGGTTACGTAATCAAAAGCCCAATTAATGCAGCAATTCTGCAAGCACCCCCACCAGGGCCGCAGCGCCGATCAGCTGGAGCACGCTCCAGCGCCAACGGATTAGGGCCAGCAGGCCCAAAGCAGCCAGGGCGGCGGCGGCCAGGTCGGGGCGGCCGGTGGGCCAGAGCACGGGCCCCGAAAAGAACAGCACCAGGCTGGCTATCACCCCAACCACCGCAGCCGTAATGGCACTGAGGGGGCCCTGCAGCCGCAGGTCTTCCCGGCTGGCTTCCATCAGGGGGGCCCCCACAAAAATGAAGCCAAAGCTGGGCAAAAAGGTGAACCAAACCACCACCAAGCTGGCCACCAGCGCATCCCACCAAATTCCCGGAGCCCCAAAGACGCCGCCGTTCCAGCCGCCCATGAATCCGACAAAGGCCAGCACCATGATCAAGGGGCCGGGGGTGGTTTCCCCCAGGGCCAGGCCATCCACCATCTGGCTGGCGGAAAGCCAGCCAGGGGCATCACCACCTCCGAAGGGATCGACGGCACCACGTTCTCGAGGAGCATCACCAGGGCAATGGCCCCATAGCCCAGCAGAGGATTGGCATCAACGGCCGCAAGCAGCAACTTGGGCAGCTTCTCGATGAAGTCGGCCATCAGATCAGGCTTTGCCGGAAACAGGCGAATCGGCTGTGGCTCGGATCCACAAGGAGCGCAGGATCTTATTGGCTTCCAGATACACGAAGAAGAGCAGGCTCACGCCCACGCACACGCCAAGGTTGGCAGCCGAAAGCGGCACCGTGCCGAAGAAACGCGCCAGCCAGGGCACATACAGCAGCAACATCTGCAGAGCCGTGGTGAAAAT
This genomic interval from Cyanobium sp. WAJ14-Wanaka contains the following:
- a CDS encoding chromate transporter encodes the protein MVDGLALGETTPGPLIMVLAFVGFMGGWNGGVFGAPGIWWDALVASLVVVWFTFLPSFGFIFVGAPLMEASREDLRLQGPLSAITAAVVGVIASLVLFFSGPVLWPTGRPDLAAAALAALGLLALIRWRWSVLQLIGAAALVGVLAELLH
- a CDS encoding nucleotidyl transferase AbiEii/AbiGii toxin family protein, translated to MTANLAASIRQRLLNRARQEQVPFDAVLNRFGREQLLYRIGISEYSQQFLLKGAMLFALWYDMPHRPTRDMDLLGFGAGDLLVLEGVFREISQQAVDDGLRFSESVQVEEIRKEASYAGARVTLNATLDQARIPLQVDIGFGDAVTPAAEEVDYPVLLEDLLPPRLGAYPIYTVIAEKLEAIVQLGMVNSRLKDYFDLQVLLAREQLDRETLARAVLSTFVGRATPLPQQVPMGLSPEYGEDPGKQKQWQAFLQRNELSGSALPEVVTLLREGLM
- the hsdR gene encoding EcoAI/FtnUII family type I restriction enzme subunit R, with translation MNEAETRAELIDPLLTAAGWGVVEGSRIRREFSITPGRIEGGGRRGKPLTADYVLTYRNTQLAVVEAKPDTAPLTEGVAQAKDYAGKLNLRFTYASNGLGVYAIDMETGAEGPQKAFPTPDELWALTFAEENAWRDRFAAIPYPDKGGSWQIRFYQNIAVARVLEAIASGQDRILLTLATGTGKTSIAFQIIWKLFQARWNLSGQPTRRPRILFLADRNTLADQAFNDFTGFAAFEDNALARIEPDALRKKGRVPTNASVFLTIFQTFMSGPPVEGKPSPWFGQYPADFFDFIVIDECHRGGANNESTWRGILEYFKPAVQLGLTATPRRTDNADTYNYFGEPVFIYSLKEGINDGFLTPFRVKQFTTTLDEYVYTPDDKVVEGEVEEGRRYNEAEFNRIIEIEQRERQRVEILLSQINPKEKTLVFCATQEHALAIRDLINQLKTSPDPNYCHRVTADDGELGNTWLRAFQDNEKTIPTILTTSQKLSTGVDARNVRNIVLLRPVNSMIEFKQIIGRGTRLYEGKDYFTILDFVKAHHHFNDHDWDGEPLEPEPPGLPNPGAEKAVESASKQDSPAGENDDSPRRSKLRIKLGDGKERSLQHMMVTSFWHPDGTPMSSQQFIELLYGQLPEFVKDEAELRALWSAPDTRAKLLQGLAEKGFGGDQLAEMQSLISAENSDLFDVLAHVAYALPPIPREERAQQARLYINSRFTSKQQLFLDFVLQHYVSMGVQELAQEKLSPLLLLRYQNSISDAVADLGKPEEIGQLFANFQRYLYEPQPQARR
- a CDS encoding type IV toxin-antitoxin system AbiEi family antitoxin domain-containing protein encodes the protein MKAVADRKEMALKLVRSKGLLRTGEAAAAGVDRSTLARLCERGLLERLGRGLYGLPAAEVREHVDLEIVAKQVPQAVFCLLTALRLHGLGTQQPRRAWICLPRGAHTPVLQFPLLEVIHLQPAQHRLQVETQRSGPILLKVYGVEKTLVDCFRHRRRLGMEPVLEALKDAIHQRRLNVDELWRQAQTQQMLRVMSPYLEALL